The Acinetobacter pittii genome contains a region encoding:
- a CDS encoding M10 family metallopeptidase C-terminal domain-containing protein, with protein MVTYGNDQNGLWLKFDNFTSNDIRQIEYINNVLYVTNYSGTYYSLNFNSLAKARMIFSDGVEKQVLFTSGGNGLNISTANSEWIVGTNLVDQISSGAGNDRLFGGVGDDIYQFSKGDGIDKVTDYSGNNTIQFMASNLADLSIQGSGSNLEVKYSDTDAVLIEGNVSSFKFLDGTTATLDQLLTNKNITLTGTKGNETINGFASNDIINGLEGNDTLNGNAGNDTLNGGAGDDKLYGGTGNDLTVGGIGNDWLASGSGDDTYQFSKGDGNDTINDYSGKNTIQITNVSAKDITFTTNVNNELVINYSATDSITLKAYINNYILSDGVVQTYQQFLTGKTATWNGTDNADNFSGTLPNDVITGGKGNDTLNGREGDDTYRFSLGDGIDTINGDYSGNNTIVFTDVKSTDVQYSFDKTTLNIQYSDSDIVKLTGYLANNNKNFSIQFADGVTIDHAQLDPTVGVNYWVRALVATTNSNPDFKYIFPSTAPDYLLDANGQAPAWWSPFSQAQQDFMTQVYQKASEFSALTFTLTDNASQLNTVAAYRNSTAATAYAQYPSGAFVGSDVAFGPDFWFDPAGTWVTASYPHELGHALGLRHTFEGSTIDSFSKEEDTRAWSVMSYDRTGMSYDGSFAPFDVAALQAIYGVNSSARAGNDSYVFDSTKGVLIWDGAGVDTVNASNATQAATIDLNQGGWSYIGEKSSHISTANQLSINLGTQIENAIGGAYDDILVGNSLANRLEGGAGNDTLKGNWGDDVLLGGAGNDALDGGKGADSLIGGTGDDTYYVDNVGDSIVENTSEGNDKVISDINYTLGDNLENLTLNGTDNLNGNGNTLNNLITGNAGNNILNGFAGNDTLNGGEGNDTLDGGVGNDSLNGGIGIDTLIGGLGDDIYYVDNVNDVIIEKINEGFETINSTVSYALDSGNALNNLNLLGTDNIDGTGNGNGNTIVGNSGNNILSGGTNNDVLNGGAGNDILNGGKDNDTLIGGLGSDTALYKLLNTNDVTGGNGADIWKDFKVGNTLTDSEADKIDISELLINYANGSTVNSIFSYLSLDLNGNNSILSIDRDGAGTVYNSTSFLTLNNVNTTLNTLWDNHQILV; from the coding sequence ATGGTAACTTATGGCAATGATCAAAATGGTTTATGGCTAAAGTTTGATAATTTTACTTCAAATGATATTAGGCAAATTGAATATATAAATAATGTCTTATATGTCACTAATTATTCAGGAACTTACTATTCACTTAATTTTAATTCTCTTGCTAAAGCTCGCATGATTTTCAGTGATGGGGTCGAAAAACAGGTTTTATTTACAAGTGGGGGTAATGGTCTAAATATTTCTACTGCAAACAGTGAGTGGATTGTAGGCACAAATTTAGTCGATCAAATAAGTAGTGGTGCGGGAAATGATCGTCTATTTGGTGGAGTCGGAGACGATATTTATCAATTCAGCAAAGGGGACGGAATAGATAAAGTCACTGACTATAGTGGAAATAACACGATTCAGTTTATGGCGAGTAATTTGGCAGATCTATCTATACAAGGCAGTGGAAGTAATTTAGAAGTCAAATACTCTGATACTGATGCAGTATTAATTGAAGGGAATGTAAGTAGCTTTAAATTTTTAGATGGGACAACTGCCACACTCGATCAATTACTCACCAATAAAAATATTACACTCACTGGCACCAAAGGCAATGAAACGATTAATGGCTTTGCATCGAATGATATTATTAATGGACTTGAAGGTAATGATACCTTAAACGGAAATGCAGGAAACGATACGTTAAATGGTGGTGCTGGCGATGATAAGTTATATGGTGGAACTGGTAATGACTTAACTGTAGGTGGAATTGGAAACGATTGGTTAGCTTCAGGAAGTGGCGACGATACTTATCAATTTAGCAAAGGAGATGGTAACGATACCATTAACGATTATTCGGGTAAAAACACCATCCAAATTACCAATGTTTCTGCAAAAGATATTACATTCACAACGAATGTTAATAATGAGTTAGTCATTAATTATTCAGCAACGGATAGCATCACTTTAAAAGCCTATATTAACAACTACATTCTTTCAGATGGCGTAGTCCAAACCTATCAACAGTTTCTAACAGGAAAAACTGCAACGTGGAATGGGACTGATAACGCCGACAACTTTTCGGGTACTCTTCCAAATGATGTGATCACTGGAGGTAAAGGTAATGACACGTTAAATGGGCGGGAAGGTGACGACACTTATCGTTTTTCTTTAGGAGATGGGATAGACACAATTAATGGAGATTACTCAGGCAATAACACAATTGTGTTTACAGATGTTAAATCTACCGACGTTCAATACAGTTTTGATAAAACCACTTTAAATATTCAATACAGCGATAGTGATATTGTTAAGCTAACTGGCTATCTTGCCAACAATAATAAAAACTTTAGTATTCAATTTGCCGATGGCGTGACGATTGATCATGCCCAACTAGATCCGACGGTTGGAGTGAATTACTGGGTACGCGCGCTTGTTGCCACAACAAATAGTAATCCAGACTTTAAGTATATTTTCCCTTCAACCGCACCTGATTACCTACTCGATGCAAATGGTCAAGCACCTGCATGGTGGAGTCCTTTTAGCCAAGCTCAGCAAGACTTTATGACTCAGGTTTATCAGAAAGCTTCTGAGTTTTCAGCATTAACTTTTACGTTAACAGACAATGCATCACAGCTTAATACTGTTGCTGCATACCGCAATAGCACTGCGGCTACGGCTTATGCACAGTATCCAAGCGGAGCTTTTGTTGGTTCAGATGTGGCGTTTGGCCCTGATTTTTGGTTTGACCCAGCGGGTACTTGGGTAACTGCGAGTTATCCGCATGAGTTGGGGCATGCTTTAGGGTTACGTCATACTTTTGAAGGTTCCACTATTGATAGTTTCTCAAAAGAAGAAGACACACGGGCATGGTCAGTCATGTCGTATGACCGTACTGGTATGTCATATGATGGCTCTTTTGCGCCATTTGATGTTGCTGCTTTGCAAGCGATATATGGGGTGAATAGTTCCGCGCGTGCAGGTAATGATAGCTATGTGTTTGATAGCACTAAAGGCGTTTTAATATGGGATGGTGCAGGTGTCGATACAGTCAATGCAAGTAACGCTACACAAGCCGCTACTATCGATCTTAATCAGGGCGGCTGGAGTTATATTGGTGAAAAATCTTCTCATATATCAACTGCAAATCAATTGAGCATCAACCTTGGTACTCAAATCGAAAATGCAATTGGCGGTGCTTACGATGATATTTTAGTCGGTAACAGTTTAGCTAACCGTTTAGAAGGTGGCGCTGGCAACGACACTTTAAAAGGAAATTGGGGAGACGATGTTCTATTGGGCGGTGCCGGAAATGACGCACTTGATGGAGGAAAAGGTGCAGATAGCCTGATTGGTGGAACGGGTGACGATACTTATTATGTAGACAATGTAGGTGATAGCATTGTAGAGAATACTAGTGAGGGGAATGATAAAGTAATCTCCGATATAAATTATACCTTAGGAGATAACCTAGAAAACCTCACTTTAAATGGCACGGATAATTTAAACGGCAACGGGAATACGCTTAATAACTTAATCACTGGTAATGCTGGTAACAACATTTTAAATGGATTTGCTGGAAATGACACATTAAACGGTGGTGAAGGAAACGACACTTTAGATGGTGGAGTCGGCAATGATAGCCTCAATGGCGGAATTGGGATTGATACGTTGATTGGAGGTTTGGGTGATGACATCTATTATGTTGATAATGTAAATGATGTCATTATCGAGAAAATTAATGAAGGATTCGAGACCATTAACTCAACTGTGAGTTATGCATTAGATAGCGGCAATGCACTTAATAATTTGAATCTGTTGGGAACAGACAACATTGATGGAACGGGTAATGGAAATGGTAATACCATTGTTGGGAACAGTGGTAATAACATTTTAAGTGGTGGTACCAACAATGACGTTCTAAATGGCGGTGCGGGTAATGACATTTTAAATGGTGGAAAAGATAACGATACTTTGATTGGTGGTTTAGGCTCTGACACTGCGTTATATAAACTATTAAATACAAACGATGTAACGGGTGGTAACGGAGCTGATATTTGGAAAGACTTTAAAGTCGGCAATACTTTAACTGACAGTGAAGCTGACAAAATTGATATTAGTGAACTGCTCATTAATTATGCCAATGGCAGTACTGTAAACTCTATTTTTTCTTATCTCTCATTAGACCTCAATGGAAATAACAGTATTTTAAGCATTGACCGAGATGGTGCAGGGACCGTTTATAACAGTACCTCATTTTTAACCTTAAATAATGTCAACACTACTTTAAATACTTTATGGGACAACCATCAGATTCTTGTCTAA
- a CDS encoding metal-dependent hydrolase, whose amino-acid sequence MGILAKVFDRGAHFPVRHMSFNFNQSQATLFKDNPWGEYWLATLSAMFPAGERFFVHSVRNLQNQAKTERLQKDIAAFIGQEAMHAKEHEHLNQLIQSSGLDTEPVSANVEWLMARLKKYFTPTQQLAITSAAEHFTAIIARQIMRRSDLQERLSSNETLKNIWLWHAVEESEHKSVAFDLYQDVSGGNFIRLLVMPFVTLYMAGIMAAGTVYLGITHFSAWKLLHLKEFNALILGRNGFLSTLWKDYLDYYKLDFHPEQHDSKALEERTKAQLGF is encoded by the coding sequence ATGGGAATTCTAGCTAAAGTCTTTGATCGAGGTGCTCACTTTCCTGTGCGCCATATGAGTTTTAATTTTAATCAGTCTCAAGCTACTTTATTTAAGGATAACCCTTGGGGAGAGTACTGGCTGGCAACTTTGTCTGCTATGTTTCCTGCGGGTGAGCGATTTTTTGTACATAGTGTAAGAAACTTACAAAATCAGGCTAAAACAGAGCGACTTCAAAAAGATATTGCAGCCTTTATTGGACAAGAGGCGATGCATGCCAAAGAACATGAACATCTGAACCAACTTATACAGTCATCTGGACTCGATACCGAGCCTGTTTCAGCCAATGTGGAATGGTTAATGGCTAGGCTGAAAAAATATTTCACACCAACCCAGCAATTAGCAATTACTTCGGCTGCTGAACATTTTACGGCCATTATTGCACGGCAGATTATGAGACGTTCCGATTTGCAGGAGCGTTTATCGAGTAATGAAACTTTAAAAAATATCTGGTTATGGCATGCGGTAGAAGAAAGCGAACATAAAAGTGTGGCCTTCGATTTATATCAAGATGTCTCTGGGGGCAATTTCATTCGGCTTCTTGTGATGCCATTTGTGACTTTATATATGGCAGGAATAATGGCAGCGGGTACGGTGTATTTGGGCATAACTCACTTTTCCGCATGGAAGTTACTCCACTTAAAAGAATTTAATGCATTAATTCTTGGAAGGAATGGTTTTTTAAGTACTTTATGGAAAGATTATTTGGACTATTACAAATTAGATTTTCATCCAGAACAACACGACTCAAAAGCTTTGGAAGAGCGCACTAAAGCACAGCTTGGGTTTTAA
- a CDS encoding hydrolase: protein MSTPANFNGQAPVIDPNNVAMLLIDHQSGLFQTVKDLTVPELRANVVTLAKVATLCNVPVITTASVPQGPNGPLIPEIHQFAPHAQYVARKGQINAWDNPDFVEAVKATGKKQLIIAGTITSVCMAFPSISAVAEGFQVFAVIDASGTYSKMAQEITLARVVQAGVVPIDTAAVCSELQKTWHRSDAADFAAAYSAIFPPYQMLIESYQKAQDVVKNNEMLDSERT from the coding sequence ATGAGTACACCAGCAAATTTTAACGGTCAAGCACCCGTAATCGACCCAAATAATGTCGCAATGCTACTAATCGATCATCAAAGTGGCTTATTTCAAACTGTAAAAGATCTTACTGTTCCTGAGTTACGTGCAAATGTGGTTACTCTGGCTAAAGTTGCAACGCTATGTAATGTGCCAGTGATTACCACTGCTTCTGTTCCTCAAGGTCCAAATGGTCCCTTAATTCCAGAAATTCACCAGTTTGCTCCTCATGCACAATATGTTGCCCGTAAAGGTCAAATTAATGCTTGGGATAACCCTGACTTTGTTGAAGCAGTCAAAGCAACAGGTAAAAAACAACTGATTATTGCAGGTACTATTACCAGCGTATGTATGGCTTTCCCAAGTATCAGTGCAGTTGCTGAAGGTTTCCAAGTCTTTGCGGTGATTGATGCATCTGGAACATATTCAAAAATGGCTCAAGAAATTACATTAGCTCGAGTTGTGCAAGCTGGCGTGGTGCCAATTGATACAGCGGCTGTGTGTTCAGAGCTACAAAAAACATGGCATCGTAGTGATGCGGCAGACTTTGCAGCTGCCTATAGTGCAATTTTCCCACCATACCAAATGCTCATCGAAAGCTATCAAAAAGCGCAAGATGTTGTTAAAAACAATGAAATGCTAGATTCTGAAAGAACCTAA
- a CDS encoding LysR substrate-binding domain-containing protein, with product MQDLNDLYYFAKIVEYGGYSAAARALDIPKSKLSRRVALLEERLGVRLLHRSTRQFSVTELGQQYYQYCHAILIDAENAQEFIDLNQSEPRGTIRVSCPPALLHHHMGEFLTKFMLQFPKIKIYIDVTNRNVDVLNEGIDIAFRVRYPPLKDSGLVMKKFVTSDQCLVAHPRVLSKQPIPQTLDELHQFRTIGLGNAEQQSVWVLHHQEHGTTHFQHDPDLIVNDMTGVLQAVIHGLGIAPLPIMMAHEYILRKELIVVLPEWKPTSGIVHAAYASRKGLLPAIKRLLDFLEEQFNQLDKDLLGYR from the coding sequence ATGCAGGATTTAAACGATCTATATTACTTTGCAAAAATTGTTGAATATGGTGGTTATTCTGCTGCTGCTAGAGCGCTCGATATTCCAAAATCTAAACTCAGCCGAAGAGTTGCACTTTTAGAAGAAAGACTCGGTGTACGTTTATTGCATCGTTCCACTAGACAATTTAGTGTGACTGAACTCGGCCAACAATATTATCAATACTGTCACGCGATTTTGATCGATGCTGAAAATGCCCAAGAATTTATTGATTTAAACCAGTCAGAGCCGCGTGGAACGATTCGGGTGTCTTGTCCGCCTGCGTTATTGCATCATCACATGGGCGAGTTTCTGACTAAATTTATGCTGCAATTCCCAAAAATAAAAATCTATATTGATGTGACCAACCGAAATGTTGATGTCTTAAATGAAGGAATTGATATTGCTTTTCGTGTTCGCTATCCGCCCCTCAAAGATAGTGGTTTGGTCATGAAAAAATTTGTGACCAGTGATCAGTGTTTAGTCGCGCACCCTCGTGTTTTGTCTAAGCAGCCGATACCTCAAACTTTAGATGAATTGCATCAGTTCAGAACTATTGGGCTTGGTAATGCAGAACAACAAAGTGTGTGGGTACTTCATCATCAGGAGCATGGAACAACTCATTTCCAGCATGACCCAGATTTAATTGTGAATGACATGACCGGGGTATTACAGGCTGTTATTCATGGCTTAGGTATTGCTCCTTTACCGATTATGATGGCTCACGAATATATTTTGCGTAAAGAACTGATTGTGGTTTTACCTGAATGGAAACCTACAAGCGGTATTGTCCATGCGGCTTATGCTTCTAGAAAAGGATTGTTACCTGCCATTAAAAGGCTGCTGGATTTTTTAGAAGAACAGTTTAATCAACTCGATAAAGACTTGTTAGGTTATCGATAA
- a CDS encoding trypsin-like serine protease, whose protein sequence is MYKKNIGGLINALALVIYSSSVMAADNSSSFVKLEFTVTKPFLFFSQTSGNTCGGVLIRNDVVLTAAHCTAAVWGDSANQGYTLGGTVKYGASFLSQVQAASFKKDEGWVEIPDVDIALIRLSHPIDNNSGATVAKIPAACSQTEARQNIGRGDVTAYLGRSSTGAALPENLYGTSYINIRDVGSSPLARGIYYKATASMNAGDSGGPWLSDDNTLIGINNGIAGTDKYGAVICQYTHQINDVLVKWSAAGNQTGAVTPPTTPPSVEPTTQPPVTNPPTPSQPTTEPKTTDNVVFSFFNWLASLFGF, encoded by the coding sequence ATGTATAAAAAAAATATTGGGGGACTAATTAATGCTCTAGCATTAGTTATATACAGTTCTTCAGTCATGGCAGCAGATAACTCAAGTTCTTTTGTAAAACTAGAATTTACCGTCACCAAACCTTTCCTTTTTTTCTCACAGACATCAGGTAATACTTGTGGAGGAGTATTAATTCGCAATGATGTAGTTTTAACGGCGGCACATTGTACGGCGGCAGTTTGGGGTGATAGTGCGAATCAAGGCTATACACTTGGTGGGACGGTGAAATATGGGGCGAGTTTTTTATCTCAAGTTCAAGCAGCATCTTTTAAAAAAGATGAAGGCTGGGTTGAGATTCCTGATGTAGACATCGCTTTAATACGCCTATCTCACCCTATTGATAATAATAGCGGTGCAACCGTAGCCAAAATTCCAGCCGCATGTAGTCAAACTGAAGCAAGGCAAAATATTGGGCGTGGTGATGTAACGGCTTATTTAGGTCGTAGTAGTACGGGTGCGGCCTTACCTGAAAATTTATATGGCACTTCATATATCAATATTCGAGATGTAGGCTCTTCACCATTAGCACGAGGGATTTACTACAAAGCAACCGCGTCTATGAATGCAGGGGATTCTGGTGGTCCTTGGCTGTCAGATGATAATACCTTAATTGGTATTAATAACGGTATTGCGGGTACTGATAAATACGGTGCTGTAATCTGTCAGTATACTCATCAAATCAATGATGTATTGGTGAAATGGTCAGCAGCCGGAAACCAGACTGGAGCAGTAACACCACCAACTACACCGCCGTCAGTAGAGCCAACGACTCAACCGCCAGTAACAAATCCACCAACACCTTCACAGCCGACAACTGAACCTAAAACTACCGATAACGTTGTTTTTAGTTTCTTTAACTGGCTTGCTTCATTATTTGGTTTTTAA
- a CDS encoding flavin-containing monooxygenase, translating to MNKLVKPSTPTQLVDVLIIGAGPSGLSTCIKLKEQGIKNVVILDMASRIGGTWALNDYPGLFCDVPSEMYSLGFAPNPNWSRTYAPQAEIRQYLEDVAYKFEIVNQIKLNTEVTHAEWNNDLNRWLISTRDGKKYSAKIFVPATGFIGEAKMPSFPGQEKFKGTMFHSGKWNHEHDLTGEKVAVIGSGASAIQFLPAIQPKVGHLYSFQRTPSWVLPKPDFAVPNIVKVTFKKAPILEKIIRESALWSLEPSLPIFMNENIMRKLHALGKLNIFLGVKDPEMRKALTPTHTLGCKRPMFSNNWYMALAKPNVTVLFQGLSHITENGVVGEDGKEIKVDTIIFGTGYAVAEPAIYKIIKGAAGRSLSEVWQRQPRAYMGMSIHGFPNMFMMLGPNSQNTVGSVMWTAEQQSVYTAKMVKLIQQQRLDRIEVKADVQKRFNDRIDKRLAKMPVRPDVCKSYYLDDAGRNHIIWPEFGFVIKHKLHHVNLKDYDTTTKVIKVVA from the coding sequence ATGAATAAATTAGTCAAACCCTCTACCCCAACTCAACTTGTAGATGTACTTATTATTGGAGCTGGTCCCTCAGGTTTAAGTACTTGCATCAAGTTAAAAGAGCAAGGAATTAAAAACGTTGTCATTTTAGATATGGCTAGCCGTATTGGTGGCACATGGGCATTAAATGATTACCCAGGCCTATTTTGTGACGTACCGAGTGAAATGTATTCTCTAGGATTTGCTCCAAATCCAAACTGGTCACGAACCTATGCGCCTCAAGCCGAAATTCGACAATATTTAGAAGATGTGGCTTATAAGTTTGAGATTGTGAACCAGATTAAACTTAACACCGAAGTCACGCATGCTGAATGGAATAATGACTTAAATCGCTGGCTCATTAGCACACGTGATGGTAAAAAATATAGTGCAAAAATCTTTGTACCTGCGACAGGTTTTATTGGCGAAGCAAAAATGCCGAGCTTCCCGGGTCAAGAAAAGTTTAAAGGCACTATGTTTCACTCAGGTAAGTGGAATCATGAGCATGATTTAACAGGTGAAAAAGTAGCTGTGATCGGTAGCGGCGCTTCAGCTATTCAGTTTTTACCAGCCATTCAGCCTAAAGTCGGCCATCTTTATAGTTTCCAACGTACGCCTTCATGGGTTTTACCAAAACCGGACTTTGCCGTTCCAAATATTGTAAAAGTTACATTTAAGAAAGCGCCAATTTTAGAAAAAATTATTCGTGAAAGTGCGCTGTGGAGTCTAGAACCTTCACTTCCTATTTTCATGAATGAAAATATTATGAGAAAACTGCATGCCTTAGGAAAGTTAAATATCTTTTTAGGTGTTAAAGACCCAGAAATGCGTAAGGCATTAACACCTACGCATACCTTAGGTTGTAAGCGCCCAATGTTTTCTAATAACTGGTATATGGCTTTAGCCAAACCAAATGTGACTGTCCTCTTTCAGGGCTTATCTCATATCACTGAAAATGGTGTAGTCGGTGAAGACGGCAAAGAAATTAAAGTAGATACCATTATTTTTGGTACTGGCTATGCTGTCGCAGAACCTGCGATTTATAAAATTATTAAAGGTGCAGCAGGCCGCAGTTTAAGCGAGGTATGGCAGCGTCAACCGCGTGCATACATGGGCATGTCAATTCATGGTTTCCCTAACATGTTTATGATGCTAGGTCCAAACTCTCAAAACACCGTGGGTTCAGTGATGTGGACCGCTGAGCAGCAATCCGTTTATACCGCAAAAATGGTGAAGTTAATACAGCAGCAACGTCTGGACCGTATTGAAGTCAAAGCAGATGTTCAAAAACGTTTTAATGACCGTATAGATAAGCGATTGGCTAAAATGCCGGTAAGACCAGATGTTTGTAAAAGCTATTATCTAGATGATGCGGGTCGTAACCATATTATTTGGCCCGAGTTTGGTTTTGTGATTAAACATAAGCTGCATCACGTCAATTTGAAAGACTACGACACCACAACTAAAGTAATTAAAGTGGTCGCTTAA